Proteins found in one Limnobaculum xujianqingii genomic segment:
- a CDS encoding conjugal transfer protein TraG N-terminal domain-containing protein produces MITHSYLEYFLTLLGWSVNNGIWSIITSTGIFAFPLLAKLIGVWLKARGQGADEGDQGGLALTWFENVAYMAMIVIMFTCVPLITVDLNTIQYDISRSKQCGYTVAQPSESGYSSLTSEIGGKTAAVPVWWYLVHSLSKGVTNAASSTLPCQPDLRQIRFEVQHTRISDPTLAQELQDFVQECYAPSLARLKMRESNLKSAESTDVSWIGSQFFMNTPGYYDTDRARSPRSAWPYNTSRDAGLFDAGTGGYPSCKQWWSDSTTGIKDRTLKLVQPSVWQQLKKLGQSKAEYEEAVLRSLVSPRNMQVSQDGRVYPGFGGNIDGTLANAASRTAATVGQAFAGIAAFPAFDSMRQALPMVQAILLMALIICIPLIIVFSAYDIKTVVTVTFAQFALIFLTFWWDLARWLDSWLLGALYDSDTHSSWNLAGIQNSQDDLIINFVMGTMFLVLPAFWMSALGWAGVRVGGALENAARAGTQDARAAGGKGGDVMLKAGSSFKK; encoded by the coding sequence ATGATAACCCATAGCTATCTGGAGTATTTTCTGACATTACTCGGCTGGTCCGTTAATAACGGTATTTGGAGCATCATTACATCAACCGGCATTTTCGCTTTTCCTCTACTGGCCAAATTGATTGGCGTCTGGCTTAAAGCTAGAGGACAAGGGGCAGATGAAGGCGATCAGGGCGGACTAGCACTAACCTGGTTTGAAAACGTGGCATATATGGCGATGATCGTCATTATGTTTACCTGCGTACCGCTGATCACTGTTGATTTAAACACCATTCAATATGATATCAGCCGCTCAAAACAGTGCGGCTATACGGTAGCGCAACCATCAGAATCAGGCTATAGCTCGCTAACCAGTGAGATTGGCGGGAAAACAGCCGCCGTCCCGGTGTGGTGGTATCTGGTTCATTCACTGTCGAAAGGCGTCACTAACGCAGCCAGTTCGACGCTCCCCTGTCAGCCTGACTTACGCCAAATCCGCTTTGAAGTTCAGCATACGCGCATCAGCGATCCTACCCTAGCTCAAGAGCTACAAGATTTTGTTCAGGAATGTTATGCACCTTCCTTAGCGAGATTGAAGATGCGTGAATCGAATCTAAAATCAGCGGAAAGTACTGATGTGTCATGGATCGGGTCACAATTTTTTATGAATACACCGGGTTATTATGATACCGACCGGGCCCGATCTCCCCGCAGCGCTTGGCCCTACAATACCAGCCGGGATGCCGGACTTTTTGATGCCGGTACCGGAGGTTATCCAAGCTGTAAACAATGGTGGTCAGACAGCACAACCGGCATTAAAGATAGGACACTAAAACTGGTTCAACCGTCGGTCTGGCAGCAGTTAAAAAAGCTGGGGCAATCTAAAGCTGAATATGAAGAAGCCGTTTTACGCTCTCTGGTCAGCCCAAGAAATATGCAAGTTTCGCAAGATGGGCGGGTTTATCCCGGTTTTGGCGGCAATATCGACGGTACGTTAGCGAACGCCGCTAGCCGTACCGCTGCAACGGTCGGTCAAGCCTTCGCTGGCATTGCCGCATTTCCCGCGTTTGACAGCATGCGACAGGCGTTGCCAATGGTTCAAGCCATATTGTTAATGGCGCTGATTATCTGTATTCCGCTCATCATCGTTTTTTCAGCCTATGATATTAAAACGGTAGTCACCGTAACGTTCGCACAGTTTGCTCTCATTTTTCTGACGTTTTGGTGGGATCTGGCCAGATGGTTAGATAGCTGGCTGCTAGGTGCTCTGTATGATAGCGATACTCACAGCAGTTGGAATTTAGCCGGGATACAGAACTCACAGGACGACCTAATCATTAACTTCGTTATGGGGACAATGTTTCTGGTGTTACCCGCATTTTGGATGAGCGCCTTAGGCTGGGCTGGCGTTCGGGTCGGAGGGGCATTAGAGAATGCAGCCAGAGCGGGAACGCAAGACGCCAGAGCAGCGGGAGGAAAAGGAGGTGATGTAATGCTAAAAGCGGGGAGTTCCTTCAAAAAATAG